One genomic window of Tatumella citrea includes the following:
- a CDS encoding YbjN domain-containing protein: METLVRPETQTLCEWMDKQHIEWFECDSCQALHLPAMQNFDGVFDAKLDIADNVILFTARAEVRPSALLSLAGELSHINASSLTAKAFLDVQDETIPKLIVCQSLNIECGITRSQFVYFMQQSEAQASMIIMEAFASNMLVVADDSDTSQPLLRQAVLH; the protein is encoded by the coding sequence ATGGAAACACTGGTAAGACCAGAAACCCAAACGCTGTGTGAATGGATGGATAAGCAACATATCGAATGGTTCGAATGTGACAGCTGCCAGGCACTACATTTACCTGCGATGCAGAATTTTGACGGGGTTTTTGATGCAAAGCTGGATATCGCTGACAATGTCATTTTATTTACTGCCAGGGCAGAAGTCAGACCTTCCGCTCTGTTATCTCTGGCAGGTGAATTGTCCCACATTAATGCCAGTTCACTGACAGCCAAAGCCTTTCTGGATGTTCAGGATGAAACTATCCCGAAACTGATAGTCTGCCAGTCTCTGAATATTGAATGTGGTATTACCCGTTCCCAGTTCGTTTACTTTATGCAGCAAAGTGAAGCCCAGGCTTCAATGATTATTATGGAAGCTTTTGCCAGCAATATGCTGGTGGTCGCTGATGACAGCGATACATCGCAACCACTGCTGCGGCAGGCTGTTCTGCATTAA
- the artJ gene encoding arginine ABC transporter substrate-binding protein, giving the protein MKKIILAALLAGASLSASAATTLHFATEASYPPFEFIGADNKIQGFDVDLANAICKKIDATCVFSNQSFDSLIPGLKFRRYDAVMAGMDITPDREKQVLFTQAYYDNSALFIAQKGKFTDIAALKGLRVGVQNGTTHQKYLTDKHPEITMVPYDSYQNAMLDLQNGRLNAVFGDTAVVNEWLKKDPKLGAVGNKVTDKDYFGTGLGIAVRQGNTALQKSLNDGLTAVKADGEYQTIYHKWFQQ; this is encoded by the coding sequence ATGAAAAAAATCATTTTAGCTGCCCTGCTGGCCGGTGCCAGCCTTAGTGCCTCTGCTGCCACTACACTGCATTTTGCTACCGAAGCCTCATATCCTCCGTTTGAATTTATCGGCGCGGATAACAAAATCCAGGGCTTCGACGTGGATCTTGCCAATGCCATCTGTAAAAAGATTGATGCTACCTGTGTATTCAGCAATCAGTCCTTTGACAGTTTGATCCCGGGACTGAAATTCCGCCGTTATGACGCTGTCATGGCGGGTATGGATATTACTCCTGATCGTGAAAAACAGGTGCTGTTCACTCAGGCTTATTATGACAACTCAGCATTGTTCATTGCTCAGAAAGGTAAGTTCACTGATATTGCGGCACTGAAGGGCTTGCGTGTTGGTGTTCAGAACGGGACCACTCACCAAAAATATCTGACTGATAAGCACCCTGAAATTACGATGGTGCCTTATGACAGCTACCAGAATGCCATGCTGGATCTGCAAAATGGCCGTCTGAATGCAGTGTTTGGAGATACTGCCGTCGTCAATGAATGGCTGAAGAAAGATCCTAAACTGGGAGCTGTAGGCAACAAAGTGACAGACAAAGATTACTTTGGTACCGGTCTGGGTATTGCTGTTCGCCAGGGCAACACAGCGCTGCAAAAATCTCTGAATGATGGCCTGACCGCGGTAAAAGCCGACGGTGAATATCAGACTATTTACCACAAATGGTTCCAGCAGTAA
- the potF gene encoding spermidine/putrescine ABC transporter substrate-binding protein PotF encodes MFSQGKKWLPAVIAGALMAISATTVAEQKVLHVYNWSDYIAPDTVANFEKQTGIKVVYDVFDSNEVLEGKLMAGNTGYDVVVPSSSFLARQLQSGVFQPLDKSKLPNYKNLDPELMAKIAQHDPGNKYAIPYLWATTGIGYNIDKVRQVLGKDAPVDSWDLVLNPDNLKKLQSCGVSFLDAPEEIFATVLNYLGKDPNSSNPKDYSGAATDLLLKLRPGIRYFHSSQYINDLANGNICVAIGWAGDVLQAKNRADTAKNGVHLAYSIPKQGALAFFDTMAIPKDAKNTEEAYAWLNYIMDPKVIANISNSVYYANGNKASLPLINADIRNNPGIFPTPDVMKKLFVLKVQDPKLDRVRTRAWTRVKSGQ; translated from the coding sequence ATGTTCAGCCAGGGTAAAAAATGGTTACCGGCAGTTATTGCCGGGGCACTGATGGCAATTTCTGCAACCACGGTGGCAGAGCAAAAAGTCTTACATGTTTACAATTGGTCGGACTATATTGCTCCGGACACTGTCGCTAATTTTGAAAAACAGACGGGCATTAAAGTCGTTTACGATGTGTTTGACTCGAACGAAGTTCTGGAAGGGAAACTGATGGCCGGCAACACAGGCTATGACGTAGTGGTTCCTTCTTCCAGTTTCCTGGCTCGTCAGTTGCAATCCGGGGTATTCCAGCCGCTGGATAAGAGCAAATTACCTAACTATAAAAACCTTGATCCGGAACTGATGGCAAAAATTGCTCAGCATGATCCGGGTAATAAATATGCCATTCCTTATCTGTGGGCGACGACCGGTATTGGTTACAATATCGACAAAGTACGACAGGTCCTCGGTAAGGATGCACCGGTAGATAGCTGGGATCTGGTCCTTAACCCTGACAATCTGAAAAAACTGCAGAGTTGTGGTGTGTCGTTCCTTGATGCACCGGAAGAGATCTTTGCGACAGTACTGAACTATCTGGGTAAAGATCCTAACAGCAGCAATCCGAAAGATTATTCCGGTGCTGCGACCGATCTGTTACTCAAATTACGTCCAGGCATCCGTTATTTCCATTCTTCTCAATATATCAATGATCTGGCCAACGGTAATATCTGTGTCGCTATCGGCTGGGCAGGGGATGTACTGCAGGCGAAAAATCGCGCTGATACCGCAAAAAATGGTGTTCATCTGGCTTACAGCATACCTAAACAAGGTGCTCTGGCCTTCTTCGATACGATGGCTATTCCGAAAGATGCCAAAAATACTGAAGAAGCGTACGCATGGCTTAACTACATCATGGATCCTAAGGTCATTGCCAATATCTCTAACAGTGTTTACTACGCAAACGGAAATAAAGCTTCATTGCCGTTGATTAATGCAGATATCCGTAATAATCCGGGGATTTTCCCGACGCCGGATGTGATGAAAAAACTTTTTGTCCTGAAAGTACAGGATCCTAAATTAGATCGTGTCCGTACCCGTGCCTGGACCCGGGTGAAAAGCGGCCAGTAA
- the potH gene encoding putrescine ABC transporter permease PotH, with protein MPRLIERLQMKHGRKLVILIPALWLVVFFLLPFLIVLKISFADIARAIPPYTELLSWADSQLSFVLDLGNYLQLTDDPLYLDAYLQSLRTAAISTVICLFIAYPLAWAVAHSKPATRNILLLLVVLPSWVSFLVRVYAWMGLLNNNGILNRFLLWLGVIDHPLVILYTNVAVYIGIVYCYLPFMVLPIYTALTRIDYSLVEASQDLGARPIRTFFSVIVPLTRGGIIAGSMLVFIPAVGEYVIPELLGGPDSIMIGRILWQEFFNNHDWPVASALAVIILLILILPIIWFHKQQNKQSGAER; from the coding sequence ATGCCCCGACTTATAGAACGTTTGCAAATGAAACATGGCCGTAAGCTGGTGATCCTTATTCCTGCCTTGTGGCTGGTGGTGTTTTTTTTACTGCCGTTTCTGATAGTCCTGAAGATTAGTTTTGCTGATATTGCCAGGGCTATTCCACCGTATACAGAACTGCTGAGCTGGGCAGACTCTCAACTGAGTTTTGTTCTGGATCTGGGTAACTACCTACAGTTAACCGACGACCCGTTGTATCTTGATGCTTATCTGCAATCACTCAGGACAGCGGCTATCTCAACGGTAATTTGCCTGTTTATTGCTTATCCTTTGGCCTGGGCAGTGGCCCATAGTAAACCGGCAACCCGAAATATCCTGTTATTACTGGTGGTATTACCATCATGGGTCTCTTTCCTGGTCAGAGTTTATGCCTGGATGGGACTGTTAAACAATAACGGTATTCTTAACCGTTTCCTGTTGTGGCTGGGAGTCATCGACCATCCACTGGTCATTTTGTATACCAATGTCGCCGTGTATATCGGAATCGTTTATTGCTACCTGCCATTTATGGTATTGCCAATTTACACCGCATTAACGCGCATTGATTACTCGCTGGTTGAAGCCTCCCAGGATTTGGGTGCGAGGCCGATAAGGACATTTTTCAGCGTTATTGTTCCGCTAACCCGCGGCGGTATTATCGCCGGTTCGATGCTGGTATTTATTCCGGCGGTGGGTGAGTACGTTATTCCTGAACTGCTGGGAGGGCCGGACAGCATCATGATTGGCCGGATTTTGTGGCAGGAGTTTTTCAACAACCACGACTGGCCGGTCGCATCCGCACTGGCAGTGATTATATTACTGATTCTGATACTGCCTATTATCTGGTTCCATAAGCAGCAAAATAAACAATCGGGAGCTGAACGATGA
- a CDS encoding N-acetylmuramoyl-L-alanine amidase, giving the protein MKRSWLVMAMLLSGCQAPGIKQYPGYSVDYHHQASGQEPRVQMIVIHYTAENNPDSLHILTTEKVSAHYLIPDPTKPAAGRADIEQLVPESQVAWHAGQSSWQGVTHLNNISVGIELVNRGYYRTSYGYRCDVYPARQIAVLTKLLRDIVTRYHIRPQNIVGHSDIAPLRKQDPGPCFPWQTLAQEGLGAWPDPQTVASLIAGRPPLQASNPTVLMGLLRQYGYGFDDSESEPQQQTVIKAFQMHFRPWLVSGKADVQTEAIARALLEKYGSPH; this is encoded by the coding sequence ATGAAACGAAGTTGGCTGGTAATGGCCATGCTGCTGAGCGGCTGTCAGGCCCCCGGAATCAAACAATATCCCGGTTATTCGGTGGATTATCACCACCAGGCCAGTGGTCAGGAACCACGGGTGCAGATGATTGTTATTCATTATACCGCCGAAAATAATCCGGATTCATTGCATATTCTCACCACTGAGAAAGTCAGTGCTCATTATCTTATTCCTGATCCGACAAAACCCGCAGCCGGCCGTGCAGACATTGAACAGCTGGTTCCTGAATCTCAGGTGGCATGGCATGCGGGGCAGAGTAGCTGGCAGGGAGTCACTCATCTGAATAACATTTCGGTCGGTATAGAACTGGTGAACCGGGGATATTATCGTACGTCCTATGGTTATCGTTGTGATGTTTACCCCGCCAGGCAAATTGCGGTACTCACAAAATTACTGCGGGATATCGTCACCCGTTATCACATTCGCCCGCAGAATATTGTTGGCCACAGCGACATTGCACCATTGCGAAAGCAGGACCCGGGCCCATGTTTCCCGTGGCAGACTCTGGCACAGGAAGGGCTGGGAGCATGGCCTGACCCACAAACGGTGGCATCCCTGATAGCCGGCCGGCCACCTCTGCAAGCCTCAAATCCGACTGTTCTGATGGGGCTGTTGCGTCAGTACGGATACGGTTTTGACGACTCAGAGTCTGAACCACAACAGCAAACAGTAATTAAAGCTTTTCAGATGCATTTCAGACCGTGGCTGGTCAGCGGCAAAGCCGATGTGCAAACCGAGGCTATTGCCCGGGCATTACTGGAAAAGTATGGCTCACCGCACTAA
- the nfsA gene encoding oxygen-insensitive NADPH nitroreductase translates to MTPTIDLLCDHSSVRAFKPQPVTEQQCHAILNAAQSASTSSFLQCSSIIRISDSQKRDRLAELAGQQPWVSAAAEFWVFCADFNRHQQICPQAELGLAEQLLLGCVDTALMAQNAMVAAESLGMGGVFIGGLRNNPREVSELLQLPRFVLPLFGLCIGWPEAKPEVKPRLPHSLLVHENQYQPVDPQALEEYDQHILAYYQQRATNSRQESWSDMIQRMIIKENRPFMLDFLHQQGWATR, encoded by the coding sequence ATGACCCCAACGATCGATTTACTCTGCGATCATAGTTCCGTACGGGCCTTCAAACCACAGCCGGTTACCGAACAACAGTGTCATGCCATTCTCAATGCGGCGCAATCTGCTTCTACTTCCAGCTTTTTACAATGCAGTTCGATTATTCGTATTAGCGATAGTCAAAAGCGTGATCGTTTGGCCGAACTGGCAGGACAACAACCCTGGGTCAGCGCGGCTGCTGAATTCTGGGTGTTTTGTGCCGATTTCAATCGCCATCAGCAGATTTGCCCGCAAGCAGAACTGGGGCTAGCCGAGCAGTTATTACTGGGTTGTGTAGATACGGCTTTGATGGCTCAAAATGCGATGGTCGCTGCAGAATCACTGGGAATGGGTGGTGTTTTTATCGGCGGTTTACGAAACAACCCGCGTGAAGTGAGTGAATTGCTGCAACTGCCGCGTTTTGTTTTACCACTATTCGGGTTGTGCATTGGCTGGCCGGAAGCAAAACCGGAAGTGAAACCTCGCCTCCCACATTCACTTCTGGTGCACGAGAATCAGTATCAGCCTGTCGATCCGCAGGCGCTGGAAGAATATGATCAGCATATTCTCGCCTATTACCAGCAGCGTGCCACCAACAGCCGCCAGGAAAGCTGGAGTGACATGATTCAACGAATGATAATCAAAGAAAACCGCCCGTTCATGTTAGATTTCCTGCATCAGCAAGGCTGGGCAACCCGCTAA
- the ltaE gene encoding low-specificity L-threonine aldolase: MIDLRSDTVTRPGAEMLRKMIAAPTGDDVYGDDPTVNALQEKAAALSGKQAALFFPSGTQANLVALLSHCQRGDEYIAGQLAHNYKYEAGGAAVLGSIQPQPVMALDDGTLPLEEIRKVIKPRDIHFARTRLISIENTHHGKVLPLPYLKEVFDFSRQHQLGLHVDGARIFNAAVACGQPLEALSRYCDSLSICLSKGLATPVGSLLCGSREFIDEANRWRKMTGGGMRQAGILAAAGIYALDHNVERLAEDHENARWLAQELAELGVDVECQHTNMLFIRLAEKQVAPLQQWMDQHNIRISFSTRTRLVTHIDADRHALQQVISVWKAFLQQ, translated from the coding sequence GTGATTGATTTACGAAGTGATACTGTGACCCGGCCTGGTGCTGAGATGTTACGTAAGATGATTGCCGCCCCCACCGGCGATGATGTCTATGGTGACGATCCTACGGTCAATGCTCTGCAGGAAAAAGCGGCCGCGTTGAGTGGCAAACAGGCCGCTCTGTTTTTCCCTTCCGGTACTCAGGCTAACCTGGTGGCATTGCTCAGCCATTGTCAGCGTGGCGATGAATATATTGCCGGTCAGCTTGCCCACAACTATAAATATGAAGCAGGTGGTGCTGCGGTACTGGGCAGTATTCAGCCTCAGCCGGTCATGGCACTGGATGACGGTACCCTGCCGTTAGAGGAAATTCGTAAGGTTATCAAACCCCGCGATATTCATTTTGCCCGCACCCGGCTTATCAGCATCGAAAATACACATCATGGAAAAGTGCTGCCATTGCCCTATCTGAAAGAGGTGTTTGATTTTTCACGCCAGCACCAGTTGGGGCTGCATGTCGATGGAGCTCGTATTTTCAATGCAGCGGTTGCCTGCGGTCAGCCTCTGGAGGCACTAAGCCGTTATTGCGACAGCCTGTCGATTTGTTTATCTAAAGGGCTGGCCACTCCGGTAGGTTCTTTGTTGTGTGGCAGCCGTGAATTTATTGATGAAGCCAATCGCTGGCGGAAAATGACAGGGGGCGGAATGCGCCAGGCAGGAATTCTGGCCGCTGCCGGAATTTATGCGCTGGACCATAACGTTGAACGTCTGGCAGAAGACCACGAAAATGCCCGCTGGCTGGCACAGGAGTTAGCGGAGCTTGGTGTTGATGTAGAATGTCAGCATACGAATATGTTGTTTATTCGCCTGGCAGAAAAACAGGTTGCCCCGCTGCAACAGTGGATGGATCAGCACAATATCCGTATCAGCTTCTCAACGCGGACCCGGTTGGTTACTCATATTGATGCTGACCGCCATGCATTGCAGCAAGTCATCAGTGTCTGGAAAGCCTTTTTACAGCAATAA
- the potI gene encoding putrescine ABC transporter permease PotI, with the protein MNALPVSRSPWRIIILLLCFTFLYAPMLLLVVYSFNSSALVTVWDHFSVRWYGQLFQDSAMIDAVVLSLSIAAMAACMAVVLGTLAAFTIVRFGRFRGNKSFAFMLTAPLVMPDVITGLSLLLLFVAMAKAFGWPADRGALTIWMAHVTFCTAYVSVVINARLRELDRSFEEAALDLGAGPVKVFFVITLPMILPAVVTGWLLAFTLSLDDLVISSFVTGPGATTLPMAIFAAVRRGVNPEINALASLILFIVGLVGFIAWRLMAQEEKKRIRDGHNARRETS; encoded by the coding sequence ATGAATGCATTACCGGTATCACGTTCGCCATGGCGGATTATTATTCTGCTGCTGTGTTTCACGTTTTTGTATGCACCGATGTTGTTGCTGGTGGTTTATTCGTTTAACAGCTCAGCGCTGGTGACTGTCTGGGACCATTTCTCTGTCCGCTGGTACGGGCAGTTGTTCCAGGACAGCGCCATGATAGATGCTGTGGTGCTTAGCTTATCGATTGCAGCAATGGCGGCCTGTATGGCCGTGGTGCTGGGCACGCTGGCAGCATTTACTATTGTCAGATTTGGCCGGTTTCGCGGTAATAAAAGTTTTGCATTTATGCTGACTGCACCATTGGTTATGCCGGATGTGATCACCGGTCTATCGTTACTGCTATTATTTGTGGCGATGGCAAAAGCATTTGGCTGGCCGGCTGACAGAGGGGCGCTGACTATCTGGATGGCACATGTTACTTTCTGTACGGCTTATGTGTCAGTAGTGATTAATGCCCGGTTACGCGAGCTGGATCGCTCTTTCGAAGAGGCGGCACTCGATCTGGGGGCGGGGCCTGTTAAAGTGTTTTTTGTCATTACCCTGCCAATGATATTGCCAGCGGTGGTGACCGGCTGGTTACTGGCATTTACCCTGTCACTGGATGATTTGGTGATTTCCAGCTTTGTAACGGGGCCCGGAGCGACAACCCTGCCAATGGCTATCTTTGCGGCAGTGCGGCGCGGCGTTAATCCGGAAATTAATGCACTGGCATCGTTAATATTATTTATTGTGGGGCTGGTCGGGTTTATCGCCTGGCGGCTGATGGCTCAGGAAGAGAAAAAGCGGATTCGGGATGGCCACAACGCGCGTCGTGAGACTTCCTGA
- the artM gene encoding arginine ABC transporter permease ArtM codes for MAEYFPQLLKGLPVSLFLTLSSIVIALILAVIFTLILALKKPLAGRAVKIYITLFTGTPLLVQIFLIYYGPGQFPQLQHYPHLWSLLSQPWLCAIVALSLNSAAYTTQLFYGAVKAIAPGQWQSCAALGMSKGQTLRILLPFAFKRALSAYSNEVILIFKSTSLAYTITLMDVMGQGQLLFGRSYDVTVFVAAGIIYLCINGLLTLLLRGVEHYALRFERRN; via the coding sequence ATGGCTGAGTATTTTCCTCAGTTGCTGAAAGGCCTGCCTGTCAGCCTGTTTCTGACTCTGTCATCCATCGTGATTGCCCTGATTCTGGCCGTCATTTTTACGCTGATCCTGGCACTGAAAAAGCCACTGGCTGGCAGAGCGGTTAAAATATACATCACGCTGTTTACCGGCACTCCACTGCTGGTGCAGATCTTCCTGATTTATTACGGGCCGGGTCAGTTTCCACAGTTACAACACTATCCGCATTTATGGTCATTGCTCTCACAGCCGTGGTTATGCGCCATCGTAGCATTGTCGCTAAACAGCGCAGCCTATACCACCCAGCTATTCTATGGTGCGGTAAAAGCGATTGCCCCCGGACAATGGCAATCCTGTGCAGCTCTGGGGATGAGTAAAGGACAGACGCTGCGTATTTTATTGCCCTTCGCATTTAAACGCGCCCTCTCCGCTTATTCAAACGAAGTGATTTTGATTTTTAAGAGCACCTCTCTGGCTTACACCATTACCCTGATGGACGTGATGGGACAGGGCCAGCTGCTATTTGGCAGAAGCTATGACGTGACAGTATTTGTTGCGGCAGGGATTATTTATCTGTGTATCAACGGTCTGCTGACACTGTTATTACGTGGTGTGGAGCACTATGCACTACGTTTTGAACGCCGGAACTAA
- the potG gene encoding putrescine ABC transporter ATP-binding subunit PotG gives MVNDIRPQPKTAKPLTPLLEIRNLTKSFDGQNAVDDVSLTIYKGEIFALLGASGCGKSTLLRMLAGFETPTHGQIILEGKDLSSVPPYQRPVNMMFQSYALFPHMTVEQNIAFGLKQDRLPKAEIAARVEEMLLLVHMQEYAKRKPHQLSGGQRQRVALARSLAKRPRLLLLDEPMGALDKKLRDRMQLEVVDILERVGATCVMVTHDQEEAMTMAGRIAIMNRGKFIQLGEPEDIYEHPTSRYSAEFIGSVNVFEGVLTEKLPDGMIISSPGLEFPLKVDSAETVAENVPVCVALRPEKVMLCTDLPEDGYNIARGEVVHIAYLGDLSVYHVRLASGQMLSAQLQNANRYRAGAPVWGDQVNLCWETDSCVVLTA, from the coding sequence GTGGTTAATGATATTCGCCCGCAACCTAAAACGGCTAAGCCGCTTACCCCGTTACTTGAAATACGTAATCTCACCAAATCGTTCGACGGACAAAATGCCGTCGATGATGTCAGTCTGACCATCTATAAAGGGGAGATTTTTGCTTTGCTTGGGGCTTCCGGCTGCGGTAAATCAACCTTACTCAGAATGCTGGCAGGCTTTGAAACGCCAACCCACGGGCAGATTATTCTGGAGGGCAAAGACCTCTCCAGCGTACCGCCTTACCAACGTCCGGTGAATATGATGTTCCAGTCTTATGCTCTGTTTCCTCATATGACCGTTGAACAGAATATTGCCTTTGGTCTGAAGCAGGACAGGCTGCCTAAAGCCGAAATTGCTGCCCGGGTTGAAGAAATGCTGCTGCTGGTTCATATGCAGGAATATGCCAAAAGAAAACCTCACCAACTCTCCGGTGGACAACGGCAACGGGTGGCATTGGCCCGAAGTCTGGCAAAACGACCACGGCTGTTACTGCTTGATGAGCCGATGGGGGCACTGGATAAAAAATTACGGGATCGGATGCAGCTTGAAGTTGTGGATATCCTGGAACGGGTAGGGGCCACCTGTGTCATGGTAACCCATGATCAGGAAGAAGCCATGACGATGGCAGGTCGAATTGCCATTATGAATCGCGGTAAATTTATCCAGCTGGGTGAACCGGAAGATATCTATGAGCATCCGACCAGCCGTTACAGTGCTGAATTTATTGGTTCAGTGAATGTGTTTGAAGGTGTGCTGACAGAAAAACTGCCTGACGGCATGATTATCAGCAGCCCGGGGCTCGAGTTTCCGCTAAAAGTTGATAGTGCAGAGACCGTTGCTGAAAATGTCCCTGTCTGCGTTGCATTGCGTCCCGAGAAAGTGATGCTTTGTACAGATTTACCTGAGGACGGTTACAACATTGCCCGTGGTGAAGTGGTGCATATTGCCTATCTTGGGGACTTATCCGTTTATCACGTCCGCCTTGCCAGCGGTCAGATGCTCAGCGCTCAGCTTCAGAATGCGAACCGCTACCGGGCTGGTGCTCCGGTTTGGGGTGACCAGGTGAATTTGTGCTGGGAAACAGATAGTTGTGTGGTTTTAACCGCCTGA
- the artP gene encoding arginine ABC transporter ATP-binding protein ArtP: MSIQLNGINCFYGEHQALFDISLNCPRGETLVLLGPSGAGKSSLLRVLNLLEMPRSGELSIAGNQFNFRNKPSENDIRELRRNVGIVFQQYNLWPHLTVMQNLTEAPCRVLGLSKDAAVQRANGLLERLKLTPFANRFPLHLSGGQQQRVAIARALMMEPQVLLFDEPTAALDPEITSQVVDIIRGLSRTNITQVIVTHEVEVARKTASRVVYMENGHIIEQGDAGHFSQPQTPEFAHYLSH; encoded by the coding sequence ATGAGTATTCAATTAAACGGGATTAACTGCTTTTACGGCGAACACCAGGCACTGTTCGACATTAGTCTGAATTGTCCCCGGGGTGAAACACTGGTACTGCTCGGTCCGAGTGGTGCAGGTAAAAGCTCGCTCCTGCGGGTACTCAATTTACTGGAAATGCCACGTTCCGGCGAACTCTCTATTGCCGGTAATCAGTTTAATTTCCGGAATAAACCTTCAGAAAATGATATCCGTGAACTTAGGCGCAATGTCGGAATTGTCTTTCAGCAGTATAATCTCTGGCCACATTTGACAGTAATGCAGAACCTGACAGAGGCCCCTTGCAGAGTGTTGGGTCTGAGTAAAGATGCTGCTGTCCAGCGTGCTAACGGCTTGCTTGAAAGGCTGAAACTCACTCCGTTTGCTAACCGTTTTCCGCTGCATCTGTCTGGCGGGCAGCAGCAACGTGTCGCGATTGCCAGAGCATTGATGATGGAACCCCAGGTATTGCTGTTTGATGAACCAACCGCTGCGCTGGACCCGGAGATTACCAGCCAGGTGGTTGATATCATCCGCGGGTTATCACGAACTAATATTACTCAGGTAATCGTTACTCATGAAGTGGAGGTTGCCCGCAAAACTGCCAGCCGCGTGGTATACATGGAAAACGGTCATATTATCGAACAGGGTGATGCCGGACATTTTAGTCAGCCGCAGACCCCTGAATTTGCACACTACCTGTCTCACTAA
- the artQ gene encoding arginine ABC transporter permease ArtQ codes for MIDLFAIASAAGMTVGLAVCALVIGLLLAMLFAGWESLRFKVLAWPGTLLVTVLRGLPEILVVLGIYFGASQVLLTLSDGFDISLGFTRFHVQMTISDFNVSPFLCGVIALALLYSSYASQTLRGALKAVPGGQWESGQALGMKKFTIFRRLILPQMWRHALPGLGNQWLVLLKDTALVSLISVNDLMLQTKSIAIRTQQPFTWYLIAAAVYLLVTLVSQFILRRVELRATRFEQENA; via the coding sequence ATGATTGACTTATTTGCTATCGCAAGTGCCGCCGGGATGACCGTCGGCCTTGCCGTTTGTGCTCTGGTGATTGGCCTGCTGCTGGCAATGTTGTTTGCCGGCTGGGAGTCCCTGCGCTTTAAAGTACTGGCATGGCCCGGAACCCTGCTGGTGACAGTATTACGAGGATTACCTGAAATTCTGGTGGTACTTGGGATCTACTTTGGTGCTTCACAGGTACTTCTGACGCTGTCTGATGGTTTTGATATCTCGTTAGGATTCACCCGGTTTCATGTCCAGATGACTATCAGCGATTTCAATGTCAGCCCGTTTCTTTGCGGGGTCATTGCATTAGCATTGTTATATTCATCCTATGCTTCCCAGACGCTGCGCGGTGCATTGAAAGCGGTGCCCGGTGGCCAGTGGGAATCAGGGCAAGCCCTGGGAATGAAGAAATTCACCATTTTCCGTCGCCTGATTCTGCCACAAATGTGGCGCCATGCCCTGCCGGGGCTAGGAAATCAGTGGCTGGTACTGTTGAAAGATACTGCACTGGTGTCACTAATCAGTGTCAACGACCTGATGCTGCAAACCAAAAGTATTGCTATCCGCACCCAGCAGCCTTTTACATGGTATTTAATTGCCGCAGCGGTTTACCTGCTGGTGACCTTAGTCAGCCAGTTTATTTTACGGCGGGTGGAGCTTCGTGCTACCCGGTTTGAACAGGAGAATGCCTGA
- a CDS encoding YbjO family protein: MPGRPNKAQNALPAPVITAVLAIILTRLFNLLMFIQQPEGVPRDGVFEELSSLPGYILLFSVLMVLLITELLSAGLLLSGRRSGRSIFTACQCLVLLIAGIIFGWHGLEIAEGVDVADISQLRNHLLLQKIPDMVILLMLYLPASSRHYFRRKP, translated from the coding sequence ATGCCAGGGAGACCGAACAAGGCACAAAATGCTTTACCGGCACCGGTGATTACCGCGGTGCTGGCGATAATTTTAACGCGGTTGTTTAATCTGCTGATGTTCATTCAGCAGCCTGAAGGTGTACCGCGTGATGGTGTATTTGAAGAGCTTAGTAGTCTGCCGGGATATATATTGCTGTTCAGTGTCCTGATGGTTCTGTTAATTACTGAATTGTTAAGTGCCGGGCTATTGTTGTCAGGCCGCCGTAGTGGCAGGAGTATTTTTACCGCCTGCCAGTGTCTGGTGTTGCTGATAGCCGGAATAATATTTGGCTGGCACGGTCTGGAGATTGCTGAGGGGGTGGATGTGGCTGATATCAGTCAGTTGCGTAACCATCTGCTGTTGCAGAAAATTCCGGATATGGTGATTTTACTGATGCTCTATCTGCCGGCCAGCAGCCGGCATTACTTCCGTCGTAAACCGTGA